The Solidesulfovibrio fructosivorans JJ] DNA window CTCATGAGCGTCACGAAATCCGTCCGCGCCGACTTGAAGCCGTAGGTATTCACGTTGGCCAGGTTATTGCCGATACTGGTCATCTTCGTCGAGTTGGCCATCAGACCGGACACTCCCGACCACATGGCGGTATTTAATCCAACGCCCATATAAACCTCCTCCTTTCGTCCCGTGTCTACGCGGCTAGGAGCTCGAATCGCTGCCTGAGTTACTGCCCGAATCCTTGCCCGAATCGCTGTCGTTCGACGATGTCTTGTCGATCACATTGGTGATGTCGCCGAAGGCCACGTACCGATTGCCGCCGATATTGAGGTAGTACGTTCCGTTTTGCTGGGTGACGCCGACCACGGTGCCTGTCATGGTGCTCGACACCTTCATGACTTCGCTGTCGGCGTTGGTGGCGGTCACCGCGACCCGGTACTGGCCGTCGTCACAGACGTTGCCGTCGTGATCCTTGCCGTCCCAGGTAAATTCCACTTCACCGGCTTTCTTTGCGTCAAGATCCACGGTGCGCACGATGGTGCCCGCGCTGTCGAGCACGTTGACGAGGCAGGTGCTCGCATCCTCGGGCAGGGTGAAGGTCACGGGAGTGGCCTTGCCCTTGGTGAGGCTCACGGCTTCGCCGTTGGCCTCGATGGTCTTGCCGATGAAATTGACCGCCCCCATGACCTGCGACTGCGTGTTGAGGTCGGCCAGTTTGTCGATGCCGGTATTGATCTCGGTGAGTTGCTCGAGGCTGGAGAACTGGGCCAACTCGGCCACGAAGTCCTTGTCGTCCATGGGGCTCAGGGGATCCTGATACTGCAACTGGGTCACAAGCAGTTGCAGAAAGGCGTCCTGGCCGAGGCTGGCCGCGCCTGTCTTCGATGTGGTCGACGTGGTCGACGTATCGGCGCCGAGGATGCTGCTGACGTAACTCATGGCTATGCTCCGTTGTTACGCGAAAAGGTCGAGCCCGGAGGCGGCGGATGTCGCGGCCTGGGGCACGAATCCCGAAGCGTCGGCGTCCAGGGCGATGCCGCCGCCGGACCGGGCCAGACGCTGGGAGGAACGCATCCGTTCCATGGCCTCGCGCTGTTCACGGGCCTGGTTGTGCTGTTCGGGACTTTGCCAGGCGCTCTGGTTGTCCTGGGAAACGCCGGTCTGCACCTCGAGCTTGGTCACCTTGAACCCCTGGTCCTCCAGGGTCTTCTTGATGTGCGCCGCCTGATCGTGCAGCATGGCGGCCGTGTCGGTATTGTCGGCCTTGATGATCGCCTTGACTTCCTTGTCCTTGACCGTCAGCGTGACGCTCAGCTTGCCGAGTTCGTCGGGCGAAAGATTGAGGGTCAGCTGCTTGGTGTCCTGGCCGACGTTGCGCAAAATACCGGTTTCGAGTTGGCGCGCGGCCCGAGCCGCCAGGGCGGCGTCAAAGGGCTTGGCCGCGGACGCCCGGTTCGAACCGGCGACCGCGTCCATGGCGGCCATGGTCTGGGAGGTATTGCTTCCCGCGCCGGTGGCGGCCTGCCCGCCGGACTTGTCCACCCGCACCTTGCTCCAAAATTCTCCCCAGCCGCCTTCCTGGTCGCCGTGCTCGAACGAGCCGCCCGCGCCGCCGCCCTGCTGCCCGCCGGAGGATCCGCCGGTGTTGCCGGAGGCCGCGTTGCCGACCCCGAACTGGGGCGCGGACGCCGCTTGCTTGTGCGAAACCTGGGATTGCGGGGCCGCGTCGCCCGAAGAAGAAGAAGAAGAAGCGGTCTGCGCGTCGCCGCCGGCCGTCGCGTTCAGGCTGCCGGTCGCGGCCGCCTGCGCGGTGGCCACCGCGCCGGCCTTGCCGTGCAGCTCGGACGCCGGCGCCTGGGCGCCATGTCCGGCGCCGCGCGCATCCTGATGGACCTGGCGCGCCTGGGTCTGCTGGCTCTGGACGTCCTGGCCCTGGACCCGCTGACCCTGACCGTCCTTGGGCAGGGGCGAGGTGCCGGCGTCGGGCACATCGGCCAACACGTCGATGCCGGGCTGGCTGGCCGTGGGCACGTCCTGGGCCTTGGCCTTCTTTTCGCCGCCCATGGCCACGACCTGGGCGGCCTTGCGGGCCACGTCATCCTGATGCAGGTCGGAGCTGATCTTGGTCTGCTGGCGCTGCCAAGCCTTGTCCAACACCACCGAAGCGGCCTGGCGAAAAGCCTGCATGGACTGCGCTTCCTGGCCCAGCTGGGACAACACTTCGTTCTTGACCAGACCGAAGGCCGTGCGCAGGCCCTGGCCGGACAGCCCGGATTCGGCATTGGACTGGTCGAACAGGGCGGTCAGGCGCTTCTGGGCGGCCTCGGACAGGTTCATGGTCCGGCCGAGGGTGGACATTTCGGAAGAGCTGAGGCTGACGGAATCATTGTCGCCGAGGCTCGCCACCTTGTCGCTGATCTTGGACCAGACGCCGTTGGCCTCGCCCTTGCCGAGCGCGTCCACCATGGATTGCGACTCGTCGGCGGTAAAGCCGAGCTTGCCGAAAAGACCGAGCAACTGGACCGTATCCTCGTTGGACACTTCCTTCTTCTCGTTGCTCTCGGTCTTGGAAATCTTCTTCTTCACCTCGTGCATCATTTCGCCCCAGGTCAGGCCCTCCGGACTCTCGGCCTTTTGCTCCATGGCGGCGAATTCGTCTTCGGAAAAGCCCTGCTCCACCAAGTCGTCGTGCAGGGCGGCAACATCTTCCCTGGTCATGGGCAGATTCATCAAATCCTGCCGACTTGGCGTGTTGGCCGCTTCCATGGGATCGGTGACGGTGGTGGTGGCGGAAGCCGAGGAAGCGACCGACGAGACTTGGTTCGCTTCCGTAGAGCTTCGGGCGCTTTGCAGCATGCTGGCAAACATCGCGGACTGACGCGAGGTGAGCGCGGCATTTTGCTGCGTGGCGTCCGCGGCGGCCTGCGCGCGGGTGGTGACAAGCGGAAGAATCTGCATACCGGGCCTCCTGACGCCTGGTATTGTTCAAGTCTCGTTCCAATTTGAAAAAGGGAGCATTGGCGCGAGGTTGCCGAATTGAAAGGAAACGAACAGGGAGTTTTTTTCCGCCTTGCCGGGCCGAGAGCCTCCGGGGCCCTAAACGGGCGAAGCGGGACACGGCCGGACGGGCCGGCGATCAGGATCTGGAGACGAGGGAAGCGGTGCGCTCGAGCAAGGCCAGGGCGCGCAGGCGCGAAGCCCGGTCGCCGTCGGCGTTTTGCAGCAGACGCTCGACGAATCCGGCCAGAGGCCGCACCACCGGGGCAAAGGCCGCGGCGAACCCGGCATCGGGCACGTCCCCCTGGCGGGCCTGCCGGGCAAGGCGCGCCCCAAGAACGGCCAGCCCCCGGGACAGGGCGGCGAGGAGCCGAGGATGGGCGGCGGCCAGGACGGCCAGGGCGGTCCGGGGCTCGGCCGCGTCAAAGGCTCCGAGCAGCCAGCCGAACTGGGCCCGCCAAAAGGCTCCCAGCGCCTCCCGGGCGTCGGGGAGCTCCTTCCGGCAAAGAGGCGTCAGGCCGTAAAGCCCCAGGTCGTCGCGGCCGGTGGCGAGCAGTTCGTAGCCGGGGACCACCGCCCCGGCCAGCCGGTCCGCTTCGCCCCGGGCCAGCCGGGAGGCCACGTAGGCCACCCGGGCCGCGTCCAGGCGCTCCCGGCAAAACGGCCGCTCCCGCACACAGCCCCAGCAGCCCCGGCAGGACATGCGGGGCCGCAGCACGAAATGGCCGGGCTGGTACGGACCGGTTTCGTAGGCGCTGACCGGCCCGATGGAGATGTTGAGCGTGCGCAGTCCGGTCCAGGCGGCCAGATGCATGGGGCCGGTGTCCGGGGTGACGAGCAGGGAGAGTTCCTGGCCGAGCACGGCCAGCTCCATGAGCCCCAGCTTCCCGCACAGGTCGCAGACCGGAATGCCGGCGTGTCTTGCCGCCTCGGCCCCGAGCGCGACCTCGCCCGGACCGCCAAGGAGCACCGGCAAAAGCCCCCGCCGGGCCAGTTCGCGGCAAAGCGCCCCGGCAAAGGCCGCGGACGGCCGCTTGTCGCGCTCGCTTGCGCCCACGAACACCCCGACCTTGGACCGGTCGGGCCGGCCGCCGCGCGGCTCGGGCCAGGCCGTGGCCGCCATGTCGCGGACCGGGATCAGGTCCAGGGCGTTGAGTTCGGCCCAATGGAAACGGTTGTGGCGGTTGTTGCCGACCACCGAAGCCCGGTAGAGCTGCCAGTCGCCGGCCACCCGCACCACGCCGGCCGCGTCCGCGACCGGGCCGAGGGTCGTTTCGGCCGGGATCAGGCCGGCCAATCGGGCCGCCTCGGGCCGGATGCTCAGGTTTACGACCAGGGCGTGTTCGCGCCGGGCCAGCTCCCCTCCCCGCGCAAGCGGCCAGTAGTCGGCCGGGGGACTCAGCGGGGCCAGAGGCGCGGCGAAATCGGGCTCGGCCACCACTGTGACCGGGTGGCCGGGATAGCGCCGGGCCAGCCACAAAAGCAACGGATAGGTGAGGATCAAATCCCCCATGCGCTGGGTCTGGAGCACGGCGATGGGGAGCTTTTCAGCCGACACGGCCGCCCTCCGCGACGCGCCACAGGGCCGCCGTTTCCGGCGCGATGCGCCCCATGCCGGTCAGGATCTCCGCCTTGGCGGCGCAGTCGGCGGCCAGGGCGGCAAACGCCGTTTCGGCGGCGGCGGCGAACTGCCCATCGTCATATTTGTGGTGGAGCTTGAACTGGTTGGCGAAGCCCGAGCCGTACTGCTTGCCGCCCTGGCCCGAGGCCGCGCCCGTGGCCTTGGCGTGGACCACCCGCAAATGGCCCTGGCACACGGCCGGCCGGCCGGCGAGCAGCTGGCGCAGGTCCATATCCAGGTCATCGTACTGGGTGGGGGAAAAGCGCAGGTCGAAGCCGCCGAGATCGGCCAAAACGGGAGCGCGAAACAGATGGCAGCAGCCCGTGACCGAAGCGCACGGCCGGCAGACGCCGTACGCGCCGTCATCGGCCGTGGCCAGCCAGGGACGGGCCAGGTCGAATCCCCTGCCCCACTCCCCCTGCAAGCGCGGCGTGGGGATCAGGTGCGTGTCCGCGCTTTGGACGAAATGCGGGCTGCCGATGCCCCGGATCATCGCGCCCCACACGCCCGCCCCGGGCTGAGCGGCAACGGCCGCGCCGAACCGCCCCAGCCAGTCCGGCGGGGGCAAGGCGTCGTCGTCGAAAAAGACCGCGAAATCGGCGCTTCGGGTCCCGGGCAAAGCGGCCAGCCAGTTGCGGGCGGCGGGCGCGCCGATATTGACGGGAAGCGCCACGACATCCATGCGCCCGGCCATGCGCTCGCGCCAGCCGGACAGCAGCGCGGCCGTGTCGTCGCCCGAGCCGTTGTCCAGCACCGTCAGCCGCGCCCCGCCGGCGGCAAAGGTCCAGTCGGTCCGGGACAGGGCGTCCAGGGTGCGGTCCAGCAGCCGGGCGTTATTAAAGGAATAGACCAATACCGCGACCGAGCCGGGGAGAGAATCGGTGCGCCAATCGAAGCCGGCGGCCAGATCGTGCAGCCGGGCCAGTCCCAAGGCGTCGAAGGGCCGGGCCG harbors:
- a CDS encoding glycosyltransferase, with the translated sequence MRTGQEPFARLPETVRRLLLVGGRGPGLAAARDAAMAAGDGCALLADALALAVWRDAPLWPEAAAVLAARDAARAFLPPETAVLAAHVAAYAGKSVPEPYFERLAARRETAKMLAYLLTRQGKAPEDPGLAHRIACLAPMVGDFDGAIARMAALPEPLAPLGRQVAGELALFAGRAGEAAALLRRALPTPAVDKRLAEALFAGGDREGGLAALSRAVSARPFDALGLARLHDLAAGFDWRTDSLPGSVAVLVYSFNNARLLDRTLDALSRTDWTFAAGGARLTVLDNGSGDDTAALLSGWRERMAGRMDVVALPVNIGAPAARNWLAALPGTRSADFAVFFDDDALPPPDWLGRFGAAVAAQPGAGVWGAMIRGIGSPHFVQSADTHLIPTPRLQGEWGRGFDLARPWLATADDGAYGVCRPCASVTGCCHLFRAPVLADLGGFDLRFSPTQYDDLDMDLRQLLAGRPAVCQGHLRVVHAKATGAASGQGGKQYGSGFANQFKLHHKYDDGQFAAAAETAFAALAADCAAKAEILTGMGRIAPETAALWRVAEGGRVG
- a CDS encoding glycosyltransferase family 9 protein codes for the protein MSAEKLPIAVLQTQRMGDLILTYPLLLWLARRYPGHPVTVVAEPDFAAPLAPLSPPADYWPLARGGELARREHALVVNLSIRPEAARLAGLIPAETTLGPVADAAGVVRVAGDWQLYRASVVGNNRHNRFHWAELNALDLIPVRDMAATAWPEPRGGRPDRSKVGVFVGASERDKRPSAAFAGALCRELARRGLLPVLLGGPGEVALGAEAARHAGIPVCDLCGKLGLMELAVLGQELSLLVTPDTGPMHLAAWTGLRTLNISIGPVSAYETGPYQPGHFVLRPRMSCRGCWGCVRERPFCRERLDAARVAYVASRLARGEADRLAGAVVPGYELLATGRDDLGLYGLTPLCRKELPDAREALGAFWRAQFGWLLGAFDAAEPRTALAVLAAAHPRLLAALSRGLAVLGARLARQARQGDVPDAGFAAAFAPVVRPLAGFVERLLQNADGDRASRLRALALLERTASLVSRS
- a CDS encoding flagellar hook-length control protein FliK encodes the protein MQILPLVTTRAQAAADATQQNAALTSRQSAMFASMLQSARSSTEANQVSSVASSASATTTVTDPMEAANTPSRQDLMNLPMTREDVAALHDDLVEQGFSEDEFAAMEQKAESPEGLTWGEMMHEVKKKISKTESNEKKEVSNEDTVQLLGLFGKLGFTADESQSMVDALGKGEANGVWSKISDKVASLGDNDSVSLSSSEMSTLGRTMNLSEAAQKRLTALFDQSNAESGLSGQGLRTAFGLVKNEVLSQLGQEAQSMQAFRQAASVVLDKAWQRQQTKISSDLHQDDVARKAAQVVAMGGEKKAKAQDVPTASQPGIDVLADVPDAGTSPLPKDGQGQRVQGQDVQSQQTQARQVHQDARGAGHGAQAPASELHGKAGAVATAQAAATGSLNATAGGDAQTASSSSSSGDAAPQSQVSHKQAASAPQFGVGNAASGNTGGSSGGQQGGGAGGSFEHGDQEGGWGEFWSKVRVDKSGGQAATGAGSNTSQTMAAMDAVAGSNRASAAKPFDAALAARAARQLETGILRNVGQDTKQLTLNLSPDELGKLSVTLTVKDKEVKAIIKADNTDTAAMLHDQAAHIKKTLEDQGFKVTKLEVQTGVSQDNQSAWQSPEQHNQAREQREAMERMRSSQRLARSGGGIALDADASGFVPQAATSAASGLDLFA
- a CDS encoding flagellar hook assembly protein FlgD, coding for MSYVSSILGADTSTTSTTSKTGAASLGQDAFLQLLVTQLQYQDPLSPMDDKDFVAELAQFSSLEQLTEINTGIDKLADLNTQSQVMGAVNFIGKTIEANGEAVSLTKGKATPVTFTLPEDASTCLVNVLDSAGTIVRTVDLDAKKAGEVEFTWDGKDHDGNVCDDGQYRVAVTATNADSEVMKVSSTMTGTVVGVTQQNGTYYLNIGGNRYVAFGDITNVIDKTSSNDSDSGKDSGSNSGSDSSS